The sequence GTGGCCTCGCCCGTGCCGGGCATCGTCATGGCCTCGGGGAGCGGCGTGCCGCTCGTGGGGCAGAAGGTGAAGAAGGGCCAGGTGCTCGCCACCGTCCAGCAGAGCCTCTCCGCCTCCGAGGCCACGGGCCTTTCCACCGGGCTCATCCAGGCCGAGGCCGAGAGCACTCGCGCGCAGGCTGCCCTGGAGCAGGCCCGGAGGGACCTGGCGCGGCTCGAGTCCCTGCAGGGCGTCGTCGCGGAGAAGGACGTGCAGCAGGCCCAGCTCGCCGTGCGCACCGCCGAGCAGGAGCTGAACCGGGCTCGCTCCGCGCGGGAGGTGCTGTCTGGAGCCCGCCAGGGGCAGGGCACCACGCGCTTCACGCTGACGGCGCCCATCGACGGGGTGCTCGTGGAGGCGCGCGCCACGGTGGGCGAGCAGGTGGATCCGTCGCGTCCGCTCTTCACGGTGCTGGACGCCTCGGTGGTCTGGGTGGAGGCGCGCGTCTACGAGAACGACGTGGCGCGGGTGGAGGCCGCCACGGGGGCGCTCGTGCACAGCGCGGCCTACGAAGGACAGCACTTCGCCGCGCGCCTGTACCACGTGGGCCAGGTGGTGGACGAGGGTACGCGCAGCGTCCGCGTCCTCTTCGAGCTGGACAACCGCGAGGGCCGTCTGCGCCCGGGCATGTTCGTGGACGTGGCCATCGGAGCGGGAGGGCGTCAGCAGGCGCTCGCGGTGCCCGAGGCGGCGGTCATCGAGGAGGAGGGGCGCAGCTTCGTCTTCCTCCACACGGGGCCCGAGCAGTTCGAGCGGCGCGAGGTGGTGCTCGGCGTGCGCGACGGCGAGTGGCGCGCGGTGCGCCAGGGCGTGCGAGAGGGCGACCGCGTGGTGGTGAGGGGCGTGGGGACGCTGCAGGCCACGAGAGGAGGGCGATAGATGCTGGACCGCATCATCCTCTTCTCGTTGCGGCACCGGCTGTTCATCGTCCTGGCGGCGGTGGCGGTGCTCCTCTATGGAGGTTGGGCCGTCACGCGGCTGCCGGTGGACGTGTTCCCGGACCTGAACCGTCCGACGGTGACGGTGAT comes from Hyalangium minutum and encodes:
- a CDS encoding efflux RND transporter periplasmic adaptor subunit; its protein translation is MSRWMHAVGVLLVAAVAWGHGGEDHGAPPSKQGVAGPGISIAKETQFLLEIRTERVRTRSVEARLVAPGKVIPRTDRYAQVASPVPGIVMASGSGVPLVGQKVKKGQVLATVQQSLSASEATGLSTGLIQAEAESTRAQAALEQARRDLARLESLQGVVAEKDVQQAQLAVRTAEQELNRARSAREVLSGARQGQGTTRFTLTAPIDGVLVEARATVGEQVDPSRPLFTVLDASVVWVEARVYENDVARVEAATGALVHSAAYEGQHFAARLYHVGQVVDEGTRSVRVLFELDNREGRLRPGMFVDVAIGAGGRQQALAVPEAAVIEEEGRSFVFLHTGPEQFERREVVLGVRDGEWRAVRQGVREGDRVVVRGVGTLQATRGGR